In one Methylobacterium sp. SyP6R genomic region, the following are encoded:
- a CDS encoding GGDEF domain-containing protein, whose product MPAGAETDDVYAALVAELARIALPTTIMAITLAAVGLFIAQVLGHAFLFAAVAVGLLASACKLALIVLQMRRLARGPLARKEARRWEWGQILTTIGVASSVGALVGTVFAQPRMDLQMLATGLLFGYCSGVVTHLSVRPFIAAGALLLAALPAIVSAAWGGGMSHGILATMFSLFLVGALQSVLSAHRTAIRQIRLRLDMAALARSDALTGLANRLGLRGAFDGLSATGNDSVAIHCFDLDGFKPVNDRFGHAAGDALLQELGARLRLLLAAPALAARIGGDEFVVLQPGVRHVEEAETLARRIVHALGAPYQLGTQTVTVGLSLGFACAPSASADLDDLLREADAASYAVKRRGGGVAAGGLGGAREQERRAGTMRV is encoded by the coding sequence ATGCCCGCAGGCGCTGAAACGGACGATGTCTACGCCGCGCTGGTCGCCGAGCTTGCGCGCATCGCCCTGCCGACGACCATCATGGCCATCACGCTGGCGGCGGTGGGCCTGTTCATCGCCCAGGTCCTCGGCCATGCCTTCCTGTTCGCGGCGGTCGCGGTCGGCCTCCTGGCTTCGGCATGCAAGCTCGCCCTCATCGTCCTGCAGATGCGGCGGCTGGCGAGGGGTCCGCTCGCGCGCAAGGAGGCCCGCCGCTGGGAGTGGGGCCAGATCCTGACCACCATCGGGGTCGCCTCCTCGGTCGGCGCGCTCGTCGGCACGGTCTTCGCGCAGCCCCGGATGGATCTGCAGATGCTCGCGACCGGGTTGTTGTTCGGCTATTGCTCCGGCGTCGTCACCCACCTCTCGGTCAGGCCCTTCATCGCGGCCGGCGCGCTGCTGCTGGCGGCCCTGCCGGCGATCGTCTCGGCAGCCTGGGGCGGGGGCATGTCCCACGGCATCCTGGCGACGATGTTCAGCCTCTTCCTCGTCGGGGCGCTGCAGAGCGTCCTGTCGGCCCATCGCACGGCCATCCGGCAGATCCGGCTGCGCCTCGACATGGCGGCGCTCGCCCGCAGCGACGCCCTGACCGGGCTCGCCAACCGGCTCGGGCTGCGCGGGGCGTTCGACGGCTTGTCGGCGACGGGGAACGACAGCGTGGCGATCCACTGCTTCGATCTCGACGGCTTCAAGCCCGTCAACGACCGCTTCGGCCACGCGGCCGGGGACGCCCTGCTGCAGGAGCTCGGCGCGCGACTGCGCCTGCTTCTCGCCGCGCCCGCCCTGGCGGCCCGGATCGGCGGGGACGAGTTCGTGGTGCTCCAGCCCGGGGTACGGCACGTCGAGGAGGCGGAAACTCTCGCCCGCCGTATCGTCCACGCCCTCGGCGCACCCTACCAGCTCGGGACGCAGACCGTCACCGTCGGACTGAGCCTGGGCTTTGCCTGCGCGCCCTCGGCCTCGGCGGATCTCGACGATCTGCTCCGGGAAGCGGACGCGGCCTCCTACGCGGTCAAGCGGCGGGGCGGCGGGGTCGCCGCGGGCGGGCTCGGCGGCGCCCGGGAGCAGGAGCGGCGAGCTGGAACGATGCGGGTGTGA
- the pncB gene encoding nicotinate phosphoribosyltransferase, with translation MLDLATRVYNHTWKIDPIIRSVLDTDFYKLLMAQTIFRRHRNVSVTFGIQNRTSRIRLADLIDPGELREQLDHCRSLRLTRGESTWLRGNTFYGRRQMFSPDFMDWLENFRFPDYLLEKQDGQYVLTFHGPWIETTMWEVPALAILNELRSRGVLKGMGKFELQVLYARAMTRIWEKIERLKNLPGLSIADFGTRRRHGFLWQDWCVEAMIEGLGSSFLGTSNCLIALRHDIEAVGTNAHELPMVYSALAETEEELARAPYLVLADWQRDYAGNLLVILPDTYGTTGFLERGPAWMADWTGIRIDSKDPIEGGEEAIRWWTKHGRNPREKLAIFSDGLDVDVIERIHRHFHGRLRIGYGWGTLLTNDFRGLAPDGRLDPISIVCKVISANGHPTVKLSDNPTKALGPEDEVERYKRVFGVGAQRAVPVLV, from the coding sequence ATGCTCGATCTCGCGACCAGGGTCTACAACCACACCTGGAAGATCGACCCGATCATCCGCTCCGTGCTCGACACGGATTTCTACAAGCTCCTGATGGCCCAGACGATCTTCCGGCGGCACCGGAACGTCTCGGTCACCTTCGGCATCCAGAACCGCACCAGCCGGATCAGGCTCGCCGACCTCATCGATCCCGGCGAATTGCGCGAGCAGCTCGATCATTGCCGATCGCTGCGGCTGACGCGGGGCGAATCGACCTGGCTGCGCGGCAACACCTTCTACGGAAGGCGCCAGATGTTCTCGCCGGACTTCATGGACTGGCTCGAGAATTTCCGCTTCCCCGATTACCTCCTGGAGAAGCAGGACGGTCAATACGTGCTCACCTTCCACGGCCCGTGGATCGAGACCACGATGTGGGAGGTGCCCGCACTCGCCATCCTCAACGAGCTGCGCTCGCGCGGCGTGCTCAAGGGCATGGGCAAGTTCGAGCTGCAGGTGCTCTATGCCCGCGCGATGACCCGGATCTGGGAGAAGATCGAGCGGCTGAAGAACCTGCCGGGTCTTTCCATCGCCGATTTCGGCACCCGCCGCCGCCACGGCTTCCTGTGGCAGGACTGGTGCGTCGAGGCGATGATCGAAGGCTTGGGCTCGAGCTTCCTCGGCACCTCGAACTGCCTGATCGCGCTTCGCCACGACATCGAGGCGGTGGGCACCAACGCCCACGAGCTGCCGATGGTCTATTCGGCGCTGGCCGAGACCGAGGAGGAGCTCGCCCGCGCGCCCTACCTGGTGCTGGCCGACTGGCAGCGGGATTACGCCGGCAACCTCCTGGTGATCCTGCCCGATACCTACGGCACCACCGGCTTCCTGGAGCGCGGGCCGGCCTGGATGGCCGACTGGACCGGCATCCGCATCGATTCGAAGGACCCGATCGAGGGGGGCGAGGAGGCGATTCGCTGGTGGACCAAGCACGGCCGCAACCCGCGGGAGAAGCTGGCGATCTTCTCCGACGGGCTCGACGTCGACGTGATCGAGCGGATCCACCGCCATTTCCACGGCCGCCTGCGCATCGGCTACGGCTGGGGCACGCTCCTCACCAACGATTTCCGCGGGCTGGCGCCGGATGGCCGCCTCGACCCGATCTCGATCGTCTGCAAGGTGATCTCCGCCAACGGCCACCCGACCGTGAAGCTCTCCGACAATCCCACCAAGGCGCTCGGACCCGAGGACGAGGTCGAGCGATACAAGCGGGTCTTCGGCGTCGGCGCGCAGCGGGCGGTGCCGGTACTGGTCTAG
- a CDS encoding pyridoxamine 5'-phosphate oxidase family protein, translating to MHQGSHRDHEGAKKLFAMIKDVKVAMMTTADSDGQLRSRPMWNQDADEAGDLWFFVKQDAPVTNEIGRDNQVNLSYSDPSSQNYVSVSGKAEIVRDKAQIDAKWSESLKTWFPGGKDDPSVALIRVHPEKGEYWDSPNSTMLHLYGYVKAAVTGESPKTEKKAVDLGAR from the coding sequence ATGCACCAGGGCAGCCACCGCGACCACGAGGGCGCTAAGAAGCTCTTCGCGATGATCAAGGACGTGAAGGTCGCGATGATGACCACGGCCGATTCCGACGGGCAGCTGCGCAGCCGCCCGATGTGGAACCAGGACGCGGACGAAGCCGGCGACCTGTGGTTCTTCGTCAAGCAGGACGCGCCGGTGACCAACGAGATCGGCCGCGACAACCAGGTCAACCTCTCCTATTCCGATCCGTCGAGCCAGAACTACGTGTCGGTGTCGGGCAAGGCCGAGATCGTGCGCGACAAGGCACAGATCGATGCCAAGTGGAGCGAGAGCCTGAAGACCTGGTTCCCCGGCGGCAAGGACGATCCGTCGGTTGCGCTGATCCGCGTCCACCCGGAGAAGGGCGAGTACTGGGACAGCCCGAACTCGACGATGCTCCATCTCTACGGCTACGTGAAGGCGGCGGTGACCGGCGAGTCGCCGAAGACCGAGAAGAAGGCCGTCGACCTCGGCGCCCGCTGA
- a CDS encoding TOBE domain-containing protein, translating to MKISARNQLDGKVVEVKKGATTAHIRVELAGGQIVTAAITNESADELGLAPGKTVKAVIKSSDVMIATD from the coding sequence ATGAAGATCAGCGCGCGCAACCAGCTCGACGGCAAGGTCGTCGAGGTCAAGAAGGGCGCCACCACCGCCCATATCCGGGTCGAGCTCGCCGGCGGGCAGATCGTCACAGCGGCGATCACCAATGAATCCGCCGACGAGCTGGGCCTGGCGCCCGGCAAGACCGTGAAGGCGGTGATCAAGTCCAGCGACGTGATGATCGCCACGGATTGA
- a CDS encoding iron ABC transporter substrate-binding protein: MPLDRRSLLIGSAAFALANAARAAEPPRDDAGRTLDTLRHPVTRVFPAGPPAAILLYTLAPDLLLGWPRAIRPAEKPYLLPPAADLPEVGRLTGRGNTANLEAVLALKPDLILDVGSTAETYRSLADRVQGQTGIPYALLDGRLASAPATYRSLGGLIGRDAEPLASLTEGILATMRERVATVPEAQRPRVYLARGPRGLETARAGSINVEALTLMGAVDVAGPGSGLAQVSPEDVVAWAPEVIVALDPAFTAAARQDPLWQATPALRSGRLHVSPTLPFGWVDFPPSVNRLIGLWWLGKILYPALFPEDIKGVARDLYGRLYHVTPDESALDRVLAGAL, encoded by the coding sequence ATGCCGCTCGACCGACGCTCCCTCCTGATCGGCTCCGCAGCCTTCGCGCTGGCAAACGCGGCCCGCGCCGCCGAGCCCCCGCGGGACGATGCCGGCCGGACGCTCGACACCCTGAGACATCCCGTCACCAGGGTGTTTCCCGCAGGTCCCCCGGCGGCGATCCTGCTCTACACGCTCGCCCCCGACCTGCTGCTCGGCTGGCCGCGGGCGATCCGCCCGGCGGAAAAACCCTACCTGCTGCCGCCGGCCGCCGACCTGCCGGAGGTCGGGCGGCTCACCGGGCGCGGCAACACCGCCAACCTCGAGGCGGTGCTGGCGCTCAAGCCCGACCTGATCCTCGATGTCGGCTCCACCGCCGAGACCTACCGCTCGCTGGCCGACCGGGTGCAGGGCCAGACCGGCATCCCCTACGCCCTTCTCGACGGGCGCCTCGCCTCGGCACCCGCCACCTATCGCAGCCTCGGCGGCCTGATCGGGCGCGACGCCGAGCCCCTGGCCTCCCTCACCGAGGGTATCCTGGCGACGATGCGCGAGCGCGTCGCGACGGTGCCGGAGGCCCAGCGCCCCCGGGTCTACCTCGCCCGGGGGCCCCGCGGCCTCGAGACGGCGCGGGCGGGCTCGATCAACGTCGAGGCGCTGACGCTGATGGGCGCCGTCGACGTCGCCGGCCCGGGTAGCGGCCTGGCGCAGGTCTCGCCGGAGGACGTGGTGGCCTGGGCGCCCGAGGTGATCGTCGCCCTCGACCCCGCCTTCACGGCCGCAGCGCGGCAGGACCCGCTGTGGCAGGCGACCCCGGCCCTGCGATCCGGGCGGCTCCACGTGAGCCCAACGCTGCCCTTCGGCTGGGTCGATTTCCCGCCTTCGGTCAACCGCCTGATCGGCCTGTGGTGGCTCGGAAAAATCCTCTATCCGGCGCTGTTCCCCGAGGACATCAAGGGCGTTGCCCGCGACCTCTACGGCCGGCTCTACCACGTGACGCCGGACGAATCGGCCCTCGACCGCGTGCTGGCGGGAGCGCTGTGA
- a CDS encoding FecCD family ABC transporter permease — MSGIALAGIRAVRLGGPWLALLALVLAAALAFGVGRYPVSLLDVARVLLGRLTGHAPDVAPAVEAVVLQIRGPRIAAAILIGAALSVAGTAFQGLFRNPLVSPDILGASSGAALGAVVGIWLSLGVLAIEGLAFAGGLIAVACVYALGTALSGRDPVLVLVLAGVVIGSLLGAGVGLIKYLADPYNQLPAMTFWLLGSLSGTHPADLLPLAGPVILGTALLLLLRWRLDVLSLPDEEARALGLATGPLRVAVVAAATLVTAASVATAGIVGWVGLVVPHLARFLVGPGFGRLIPTAALLGAGTLLTIDTLARTVAPVEVPLGILTAFVGTPVFLWLLARAERDWS; from the coding sequence GTGAGCGGCATCGCCCTCGCGGGCATCCGGGCGGTGCGGCTCGGCGGGCCGTGGCTGGCGCTGCTGGCCCTGGTGCTCGCCGCCGCCCTCGCCTTCGGGGTCGGGCGCTATCCGGTCTCACTTCTCGACGTCGCCCGGGTGCTCCTCGGCCGCCTCACCGGCCACGCGCCGGACGTGGCGCCTGCCGTCGAGGCGGTGGTGCTGCAGATCCGCGGGCCCCGCATCGCCGCCGCGATCCTGATCGGCGCCGCCCTCTCGGTCGCCGGCACCGCCTTCCAGGGGCTGTTTCGCAATCCCCTCGTCTCGCCCGACATCCTCGGCGCCTCGTCGGGGGCGGCACTCGGCGCGGTCGTCGGCATCTGGCTGTCCCTCGGGGTGCTGGCGATCGAGGGGCTGGCCTTCGCGGGCGGGCTGATCGCGGTCGCTTGCGTCTACGCGCTCGGTACCGCCCTGTCGGGGCGCGATCCGGTCCTGGTGCTGGTGCTGGCCGGCGTCGTCATCGGCTCGCTCCTCGGCGCCGGGGTCGGGCTGATCAAGTATCTCGCCGACCCCTACAACCAGCTCCCGGCGATGACCTTCTGGCTCTTAGGGAGCCTGTCGGGCACGCACCCCGCCGACCTGCTGCCGCTCGCCGGTCCCGTGATCCTCGGCACCGCGCTCCTCCTGCTGCTGCGCTGGCGCCTCGACGTGCTGTCCCTGCCGGACGAGGAGGCGCGCGCGCTCGGCCTCGCCACCGGGCCTTTGCGGGTCGCCGTCGTGGCCGCCGCCACCCTGGTCACGGCGGCGAGCGTCGCGACGGCCGGCATCGTCGGCTGGGTCGGGCTGGTGGTGCCGCATCTCGCCCGGTTCCTCGTCGGCCCCGGCTTCGGCCGGCTGATCCCGACCGCGGCGCTTCTCGGGGCCGGGACGCTACTCACCATCGACACCCTCGCCCGCACCGTGGCGCCGGTCGAGGTGCCGCTCGGCATCCTCACCGCCTTCGTGGGCACGCCGGTGTTTCTCTGGCTGCTCGCCCGGGCGGAGCGGGACTGGTCGTGA
- a CDS encoding ABC transporter ATP-binding protein, with product MTLLQADDLAFGYPGREIGRGLTMQLAAGEALALLGPNGGGKTTLLKTLLGLLPALGGTIRVEGRPLGSLTARERAQAMAYVPQAAASAFAFTARAVVLMGRTSRTGLLAAPSRADHAAAEAALARMGIAHLAERPVTRLSGGERQLVLVARALAQEPRIVVLDEPTASLDFGNQGRVMAEILRLRADGLGLLFTTHDPNQAARYADRALLLRGGSALAAGPVAEVLDAASLSRLYGAPVEEVRDSGTGARAFLPGG from the coding sequence GTGACCCTGCTCCAGGCCGACGACCTCGCCTTCGGCTATCCCGGCCGGGAGATCGGGCGGGGGCTCACGATGCAGCTCGCCGCCGGCGAGGCCCTGGCGCTGCTCGGACCGAATGGCGGCGGCAAGACCACTTTGCTGAAGACCCTGTTGGGCCTGCTGCCCGCTCTGGGCGGCACGATCCGGGTCGAGGGCCGGCCGCTCGGCAGTCTCACCGCCCGGGAGCGGGCGCAGGCGATGGCCTACGTACCGCAGGCCGCGGCGAGCGCCTTCGCCTTCACGGCACGGGCGGTCGTGCTGATGGGGCGCACCAGCCGCACCGGCCTGCTCGCCGCCCCGTCCCGGGCCGACCACGCGGCGGCGGAGGCGGCGCTTGCCCGCATGGGCATCGCCCATCTCGCCGAGCGCCCGGTGACGCGGTTGTCGGGTGGCGAGCGGCAACTGGTGCTGGTCGCCCGGGCGCTCGCCCAGGAGCCCCGCATCGTGGTGCTCGACGAGCCGACCGCCAGCCTCGATTTCGGCAACCAGGGCCGGGTGATGGCCGAGATTCTGCGCCTGCGCGCCGACGGGCTCGGCCTGCTCTTCACCACCCACGACCCCAACCAGGCCGCCCGCTACGCCGACCGGGCGCTGCTGCTGCGCGGCGGCTCGGCCCTCGCCGCCGGCCCGGTGGCGGAGGTGCTGGACGCCGCCAGCTTGAGCCGGCTCTACGGCGCGCCGGTCGAGGAGGTGCGGGATTCAGGCACCGGCGCCCGGGCCTTCCTGCCAGGCGGGTGA
- a CDS encoding Mrp/NBP35 family ATP-binding protein produces MAITRDDVLKALAGVTVDAAGTSLPASGRLSEIVIDPSGRVVFSIGIAPPEAKAFEAVRQAAEIAVLKVPGVKAALASLTAERGPGAGTGAGPAPRPAAPGGAPQGGPRPGPALPGVRHIVAVASGKGGVGKSTTACNLALALRAQGLKVGLLDADIYGPSVPKLFGLDRKPETINTPQGQRIVPLNGYGLPVMSIGFLISADTAMIWRGPMVQSALTQLLREVAWGELDVLIVDMPPGTGDAQLTLAQATPLAGAVIVSTPQDLALIDARRAVTMFRRVEVPILGVVENMATFVCPHCGGTSHIFGHGGARHEADTMGVPFLGEVPLNMTIRESSDAGRPVVAVDPDGPQAAAYRAIAAALWTNLSGGAGPRPAPRIVIE; encoded by the coding sequence GTGGCGATCACCCGGGACGACGTGCTGAAGGCGCTCGCGGGCGTGACGGTCGATGCGGCGGGGACCAGCCTGCCGGCCTCCGGCCGCCTGTCGGAGATCGTCATCGACCCTTCCGGCCGGGTCGTCTTCTCGATCGGCATCGCGCCGCCGGAGGCCAAGGCCTTCGAGGCGGTGCGCCAGGCGGCCGAGATCGCGGTGCTCAAGGTGCCCGGCGTCAAGGCGGCTCTGGCGAGCCTCACCGCCGAGCGCGGTCCGGGTGCCGGAACCGGCGCCGGCCCCGCCCCCCGCCCCGCCGCCCCGGGCGGCGCGCCGCAAGGTGGCCCCCGGCCCGGCCCGGCCCTGCCGGGGGTGCGCCACATCGTGGCGGTGGCCTCGGGCAAGGGCGGCGTCGGCAAGTCGACCACCGCCTGCAACCTCGCCCTGGCTTTGCGCGCCCAGGGGCTCAAGGTCGGCCTGCTCGATGCCGACATCTACGGCCCCTCGGTCCCGAAGCTGTTCGGCCTCGACCGCAAGCCGGAGACGATCAACACGCCGCAAGGCCAGCGCATCGTGCCGCTCAACGGCTACGGCCTTCCGGTGATGTCGATCGGCTTCCTGATCTCCGCCGACACGGCGATGATCTGGCGTGGCCCGATGGTGCAATCGGCCCTGACCCAGCTCCTGCGCGAGGTCGCCTGGGGCGAACTCGACGTGCTGATCGTCGACATGCCCCCGGGCACCGGCGACGCGCAGCTGACGCTGGCGCAAGCCACGCCGCTCGCCGGCGCGGTGATCGTCTCGACGCCGCAGGATCTCGCGCTCATCGACGCGCGGCGCGCGGTCACGATGTTCCGCCGGGTCGAGGTGCCGATCCTCGGCGTGGTCGAGAACATGGCGACCTTCGTCTGCCCGCATTGCGGCGGCACCTCGCACATCTTCGGCCATGGCGGCGCCCGCCACGAGGCCGACACGATGGGCGTGCCGTTCCTCGGCGAGGTCCCGCTCAACATGACGATCCGCGAATCCTCGGATGCCGGTCGCCCGGTCGTGGCGGTCGATCCCGACGGGCCGCAGGCCGCCGCCTACCGGGCGATCGCTGCGGCGCTCTGGACGAATCTCAGCGGCGGCGCCGGCCCGCGCCCGGCGCCGCGGATCGTGATCGAGTGA
- the mobA gene encoding molybdenum cofactor guanylyltransferase MobA, producing the protein MSIPPTLGVILAGGLSRRMGGGDKPLLRLGDRTLLERVAERLGPQCSAGLILNANGDPGRFRAFTGFVVPDSLPDAPGPLAGVLAALDFCASHHPDVPYVASVAGDTPFLPHDFVARLHAARARDGVEMAVAASGGQLHFVNGVWAVSLRHDLRTALVERGLRRVGMWIARHNAAEAAWETEPVDPFLNLNTPEDFFAAERLVAGEGRTLIH; encoded by the coding sequence GTGAGTATTCCTCCGACCCTCGGGGTGATCCTGGCCGGCGGGCTCTCCCGCCGGATGGGCGGCGGCGACAAGCCGCTGCTGCGGCTCGGCGACAGGACCCTGCTCGAACGGGTGGCCGAGCGCCTGGGCCCGCAATGCTCCGCCGGGCTGATCCTCAACGCCAACGGCGATCCGGGGCGGTTCCGCGCCTTCACGGGCTTCGTGGTACCGGATTCGCTGCCCGATGCGCCGGGGCCCCTCGCCGGCGTGCTCGCCGCCCTCGATTTCTGCGCGAGCCACCATCCGGACGTTCCTTACGTCGCGAGCGTCGCCGGCGACACGCCGTTCCTGCCCCACGACTTCGTCGCCCGGCTCCATGCGGCGCGGGCCCGCGACGGCGTCGAGATGGCGGTCGCGGCCTCCGGCGGGCAGCTGCATTTCGTGAACGGGGTCTGGGCGGTGTCCTTGCGCCACGACCTGCGGACCGCCCTCGTCGAGCGGGGCCTGCGGCGGGTCGGCATGTGGATCGCCCGGCACAATGCCGCGGAAGCGGCGTGGGAGACGGAGCCGGTGGACCCGTTCCTGAACCTCAACACGCCGGAGGATTTTTTCGCGGCGGAGCGGCTGGTGGCGGGCGAGGGCCGCACGCTTATCCATTGA
- a CDS encoding peptidylprolyl isomerase: protein MTDSNRLVMETSKGRVVIELRPDLAPNHVERITTLSEQGFYDGVPFHRVIDGFMAQTGDPTGTGTGGSELPDLKAEFNAEPHVRGTCSMARTNFPHSANSQFFICFSDARFLDKQYTVWGKVVEGMDVIDQIKRGEPVRDPDTIKSMRVEA from the coding sequence ATGACCGACAGCAACCGACTCGTGATGGAGACCAGCAAGGGCCGCGTGGTCATCGAGCTGCGCCCCGACCTCGCCCCCAACCACGTCGAGCGGATCACGACCCTCTCGGAGCAGGGCTTCTACGACGGCGTGCCGTTCCACCGCGTGATCGACGGCTTCATGGCCCAGACCGGCGATCCGACCGGCACCGGCACCGGCGGCTCCGAGCTGCCCGACCTGAAGGCCGAGTTCAACGCCGAGCCGCACGTGCGCGGCACCTGCTCGATGGCCCGCACCAACTTCCCGCACTCGGCCAACTCGCAGTTCTTCATCTGCTTTTCCGACGCCCGCTTCCTCGACAAGCAGTACACGGTGTGGGGCAAGGTCGTTGAGGGCATGGACGTGATCGACCAGATCAAGCGCGGCGAGCCCGTGCGCGATCCCGACACCATCAAGTCGATGCGCGTCGAGGCGTAA
- a CDS encoding peptidylprolyl isomerase — protein MIRWLAALVLSVAAFGAAVPASAAPDQNTVYLDTKDGRITIQLRPDLAPKHVQQIKTLTKRGFYNGIVFHRVIDGFMAQTGDPTGTGMGKSDLPNIPAEFSKTPFKRGTVGMARSQDPNSANSQFFICFGDASFLNNQYTVVGEVTSGMDVVDKIKKGSSAQNGTVQNPDKIVRMSLAQDGQ, from the coding sequence ATGATCCGCTGGCTCGCAGCCCTGGTGCTGTCCGTCGCCGCCTTCGGTGCCGCCGTCCCGGCGAGCGCCGCGCCCGACCAGAACACCGTCTATCTCGACACCAAGGACGGCCGGATCACCATCCAGCTGCGTCCCGACCTCGCACCCAAGCACGTCCAGCAGATCAAGACGCTGACGAAGCGCGGCTTCTACAACGGCATCGTGTTCCACCGCGTCATCGACGGCTTCATGGCGCAGACCGGCGACCCGACCGGTACCGGCATGGGCAAGTCCGACCTGCCGAACATCCCGGCGGAGTTCTCCAAGACGCCGTTCAAGCGCGGCACCGTCGGCATGGCCCGTTCGCAGGACCCGAACTCGGCCAATTCGCAGTTCTTCATCTGCTTCGGCGACGCCTCGTTCCTCAACAACCAGTACACGGTGGTGGGCGAGGTGACCTCCGGCATGGACGTGGTCGACAAGATCAAGAAGGGCTCGTCGGCCCAGAACGGCACCGTGCAGAACCCGGACAAGATCGTCCGGATGAGCCTGGCGCAGGACGGCCAGTAA
- the coaD gene encoding pantetheine-phosphate adenylyltransferase, whose amino-acid sequence MNRTALYAGSFDPVTNGHLDVVRQACRLVGRLVVAIGVHPGKTPLFSAEERAELIRVTCGPLAAETGTSLEVVTFADLAVAAARRHGASLFIRGLRDGTDLDYEMQLAGMNGAMAPEVQTVFLPASTGVRPITATLVRQIAAMGGDVRPFVPAAVADRLGARFAPSA is encoded by the coding sequence ATGAACCGCACCGCGCTCTATGCCGGCTCCTTCGATCCGGTGACCAACGGCCATCTCGACGTGGTGCGCCAGGCCTGCCGCCTGGTCGGCCGCCTGGTCGTGGCGATCGGCGTGCATCCGGGCAAGACCCCGCTCTTCTCCGCCGAGGAGCGGGCGGAGCTGATCCGGGTCACCTGCGGGCCGCTCGCCGCCGAGACCGGCACGAGCCTCGAGGTCGTCACCTTTGCCGACCTCGCGGTGGCGGCGGCGCGGCGGCACGGCGCCAGCCTGTTCATCCGCGGTTTGCGCGACGGCACCGATCTCGATTACGAGATGCAGCTCGCCGGCATGAACGGTGCCATGGCGCCGGAGGTGCAGACCGTGTTCCTGCCGGCCTCGACCGGCGTGCGGCCGATCACCGCCACCCTGGTCCGCCAGATCGCCGCCATGGGCGGCGACGTGCGGCCCTTCGTGCCCGCGGCGGTGGCCGACCGCCTCGGCGCCCGCTTCGCCCCGTCCGCCTGA
- a CDS encoding phosphodiester glycosidase family protein, whose protein sequence is MVGLMAGMTGRIGAVLLGAGLAWLPAGPAAAAPGPVPASTPAASCRPQTHEGQAYAVCTVDLRRARVKLFWRGPDGLPYGSLSRLAGQQGDKLAFAMNAGMYDNGLGPVGLYVEDGRELKAANTANGPGNFHMKPNGVFYVAGDRAGVIETGRYLKARPRAEFATQSGPMLVINNRIHPKISEDGPSQKIRNGVGVRPDGHIAVFAISEAPVSFGAFARLFRDDLGCPNALFLDGSVSSLYAPSLGRQDLSRPLGPLVGAVTK, encoded by the coding sequence ATGGTGGGTCTGATGGCGGGTATGACCGGGCGTATCGGGGCGGTGTTGCTAGGGGCGGGGCTCGCGTGGCTTCCCGCCGGCCCTGCCGCTGCGGCGCCCGGCCCTGTCCCCGCCTCCACCCCGGCGGCCTCCTGCCGGCCTCAGACCCATGAAGGCCAGGCCTACGCCGTCTGCACCGTCGACCTGCGGCGCGCCCGGGTGAAGCTGTTCTGGCGCGGGCCCGACGGCCTGCCCTACGGCTCGCTCTCGCGGCTCGCCGGCCAGCAGGGCGACAAGCTCGCCTTCGCGATGAATGCCGGCATGTACGACAACGGCCTCGGCCCCGTCGGCCTCTACGTCGAGGACGGGCGCGAATTGAAGGCCGCCAACACCGCCAACGGCCCGGGCAACTTCCACATGAAGCCCAACGGGGTGTTCTACGTCGCGGGCGACCGCGCCGGGGTGATCGAGACCGGCCGCTACCTGAAGGCCCGTCCGCGCGCCGAGTTCGCGACCCAGTCCGGCCCGATGCTGGTGATCAACAACCGCATCCACCCCAAGATCTCCGAGGACGGCCCCTCGCAGAAGATCCGCAACGGCGTTGGCGTGCGGCCGGACGGGCATATTGCGGTGTTCGCGATCTCGGAGGCGCCGGTGAGCTTCGGGGCCTTCGCGCGGCTGTTTCGCGACGATCTCGGCTGCCCCAACGCGCTCTTCCTCGACGGCAGCGTGTCGAGCCTCTACGCCCCGTCCCTGGGGCGACAGGACCTGAGCCGGCCCCTCGGCCCGCTCGTCGGCGCCGTCACCAAGTGA